The genomic stretch GCACAAAACGAAAACCCTTTCGGGCAGATTTTGGAACAAATTTGTTCATTTGTATCCACCATGACGTAATAATGCGCAAAACTATATAAAGATTACCGATGTATTTAGGTTGGCTGATCGATATGAGCCGAGAAGAAAATGAACCTGACGTTGCCGTCTTTGCGGGCGGCTGCTTCTGGTGCATGGAGGAGGCCTTCGAGAGGCTTCCCGGAGTGGTTGATGGCATCGCTGGCTATACCGGTGGCTTCGTTGAGAATCCGACCTATGAACTGGTCTCAACCGGTGAAACCGGCCATCGCGAGGCAGTTAAGGTCATTTACGACCCCTCAGAAGTCTCCTACGAGAGGCTCCTCGAAGTCTTCTGGAGGAACATAGATCCAACCGACCCCTACGGCCAGTTCGCCGACAGGGGCGAGCAGTACAGAACGGCGATTTTCTACCTGAATGAGGGGCAGAGGGAGCTGGCTGAAGAATCGAAGAGAAGGCTTGAGCTTGCGGGAATCTTTGATGAACCGATAGCGACGGAGATACTTCCCGCTAAAGAGTTTTATCCGGCCGAAAAATACCATCAGAGCTATTATCTGGCCTTTTCAGAGCACTACAAACGCTACAAGCTCTACTCCGGAAGGTTGGGCTTCATAAAGTCCGTCTGGGAGAAAAACGCTCATTTCCATCTCTTTCCGGAGAGGGAGCGCTACTGGCTCGGATGGGCCAAGCCCTCAGCTTCAGAGCTGAAGAACTCCCTAACTCCCCTACAGTACGCGGTAACACAGCTTGGAATGACGGAACCTGCCTTCCAGAACGAATACTGGAACCATTATGAGGAGGGCATCTACGTAGATGTGGTTTCCGGTGAGCCGCTCTTCAGCTCCCTCGACAAGTTTGACTCAGGAACGGGGTGGCCGAGCTTTACGAAACCCCTTGAGGAGTGGGCGGTAGTTGAGGCAAAAGGGTGCGAGAGCTTCCTCTGCGGGAGAGAGGTAAGGAGTCGCTTCGCAGATTCACACCTCGGTCACGTCTTTGAAGAGCCGACACCTACGGGGAGGCGCTATTGTATAAACTCCGCTTCGCTGAGGTTCATCAAAAGGGAAGAACTAGAGAGGTACGGCTACGTTGCTTATGAGGAGCTTTTCAAATAAGGAGGGATTCAGAGCTCCTCTATGACTCCCCTGACGACCTCAAGGGGTTCCTTGATGATCTCCAGTATGTCGTCGGCGGTGTTTATGGCAACGTAGGTCTCGCCGTCCTTCCGGTAGAAGAGCACCGGGCACGGTGCAAAGGAGCCTATCTCGTAGTCCTTCTTGGTCATCTCGTAGAATATCTTTGGATTGCAGACCCAGAGAATCCTGTAGGGCTCCATATCGACACCGACCTTGGTCCTGACGACGTCACTTGGGGTAAACTCAAGCACAACCTTGTAGCCCTTCTCCTCAAGCTTCGCCTTAAACTTCTCCTCGGCCTCCTTGAGGCCCAGGCTGAGTTTCCTCCTGTACCTGTACATCAGACCACCTCCTCAAATTGTTGAGAGCGATTCGAATAGGGAGCTCCAGAGTTTGAGCGGCGTGAGCTCGGTCAGCATCAGCAGGCCAAGAAGTATCAGGATCACCCCAAGAGCTTGCTCCCACCTTGCCCTGCTCCTTCCGCTCAGGGAGAGCCTTCCGGAGAGGAGCTTCCTGTTCACCCACTCCCCGAGATCCTTCGATGCTGTCAGCAGGTAAACCGTTAGCCCCATTCCGAGGCCGTAGGTGCCCATGACGATGACCCCGCTCAGCGTGTCCCCGCTCAGGGCGGCGGTTATCACCGCGAAGCCGACGTAGGGGGCAATGCACCCGAGCCAGGTCGCCCCCAACGCCGAGCCGAGGGCGAAGTCGTAAGCTATGCCCTTCTTCCCAGCCACTCTGTCGGAGGGGGAGAAGCTGAGGAGCCTTTCGAGTCTCACACTAACGCGCTCGCTCACGAAGCTCGCGCCTATAACAGTAAAGCCGATCCCACCGATGAGGTAGAGCGCCCCCCGTATCTGGGAGGCGTAGGAACCAAGGTTGCCGACGAGGGCACCAAGCAGGGCAAAGGAAGCCACCATCCCTGCTATTATTGCCTCGACCTTCCTCCTAGCGAATGTGAGGGAGAGCGTGCCAACTATGACGGGCAGAACACAGGGTGAGAAGACGCTGACGATCCCGGCTGAGAATATGGGCAGGAGTACGGACAGGCCGAGGTTGCTCTTCCCGCTGGGGTTTCCTGAAAGGTCCTCCGTCTGGGGCTTTTGTCCACTGGGCTGAGTGGTGGCCTGAGGTTCCTCCCCTTCAGTAGCTTTCTCCAGGAAGTATGCTAATCCATCGGGGTTCAGAGCGCCTACCGCTACCCCCTTCAGAACCATGGTCCCGTTAACGGCCTTGAAAACGACCATGGTTGGCGTTCCCGGAACGCCGCCGCTTATCTCCTCTCCGGGCGTTTTGGGTCTGTAGTAGCCGGCGTTGTCCGGCTGGATGACTATCACCGGGCTGTAAACCTTATACCGGAGCGTCGTTATCGGGCGGCTTTTGTAAACGTCCACCGAGACAAGTACGAACCCGTTAAGGGCCTTTTCAGCTGTGGTAGTTGGGAAGACACTCGTTTTCATGTACTGGCAGGCGGGACAGCTCTCGGAGTGGTAAAATACGAAGAAGTATCTCCCTCCGTTCGAGGAGACAAGCTCACGGAGTTCCTTTTCGGTCGTGACGTCATGAAAAGACAGGTTGCCGTATTTGGCGGTTCCCGCGCTGACCAGCGGTATGAGAAGCGATAGGACTACCAGCATTAAAAGCGCCCTGCGCACTCCTTTCACCTGAAAAGAGATTGAGGGGGTGGTTAAAAAGCCTTTTTTTGAAGCTTTTTTCATCAAAACGTCATCGGGACGTAGCCCTCCTCAAGCCTTTCCGCTATTATCCTCCCGACGTACTCAACCTTCGTGTACTCCTCCAGAGGCCCCACAAAGCCCTCGACCTCGGCTATTCTCCTGCACGCCGTTGGGGTTCTGCCCATTTCTGCCAGCTTTTTTATCCATTGTATGAAGAGCCCGTCGCCCTCTGCCACCGCCCTCTCCGCCGGTCCGAAGAGTATGACCTCAACGTCCTCAGCCCAGCCGTTCTTTATGGCATTGATCGCCCACATGAAGCCGGGGATTACCCTCTCATCAGCGCTTGAAATAATAACAAGAGCCTTTACCATAGTCTCATCCCCCGAAAACAGTCTCACGGGGTTTTATGATGCTGCAGGTTTATATTCTTTACTTTTTTCATTTTGAAAGGGCCAGCATCGGAAGACGAAAGCTCTAATCAACGGCCGCCAGATGTATGAGCAGGAAGATTGCGAAGAGGAGCGTTGTTGCTATGTGCACGGCCTTCCAGTAGCCAAGCATTCTGACGAACCTGAGGACGGCCCTTTTTTCGTGTCTCATTAAGGCTCTGGCCACCCTTCCGTAGATGTATCTTCCCACAAAGCCGCTTACGTTGAGAAGAACGAGGGTAATCCCCATTCCAAGCCCGCTCAGGCCTGCGGCACCGGTATAAACCCCGCACGAGAAGAAGTGCACAAAGGCCAAAACAGAGCCTGTTATCGTCAGTGCATGGTGTATCTCAAGTGGGGTTACCGGGCCGAGGATGGTCAGGTATGGCTGTTCGGGTTTTATCTCAAATCCCCATTCACCGGACTTCCTGTGAACTATCATCATCTTCCTCTTTGTCAGCGCGTAGTATGCCACCCCCACCGCTATGAGTCCTATGCCTGCCTTGGCCAGGCCCCCGTAGCCGGCTTCATACTCCCCCTCCTCCTCATCAGCAAGCACCAGAGGGGAAATAAGGACAACCATGAACACCAGAACCAGCAGTGCCCTCAGCCTCATCCCTCATTCCCCCACGGCTCCCCGAACCTGTTGAGGCTCACCTTGTCCCACTCGAGAACCTCATCGCCGTGGGAGGCTTGTTCTCAGCTGGATAGCCAATTCCGATTATGCAGGTGACGCGGTAGTTTTCCGGGATCCCCAAAAGCTCCCTAACGTACTCCTCGGCAGTTTTACCTTCACCGTGCATCCTGTTCCTTATCTGCACCCAGAAGGAGCTTAGCCCGAGGGCAAACGCCGCCAGCTGTATGTGTTCCGCCGCTATACTCGCGTCCTCCACCCAGACGTCGCTCCGGCTTTCGTCCGCCGTGATAACTATCGCCAGAGGAGCCGTTGCCAGACCGGAGGCGCCGAGCTTGGCCTTCGAGAGGGCCTTAAGCTTTTCCTCCTCGTCCACCACTATGAAGTGCCAGGGCCTCTTGTTGAAGGAACTCGGCGAGAGAAATGCCGCTTCAAGGAGCTTCTCCACGAGTTCACGTGGCACCGGCCTCTCCTGGAACCTCCTAACACTCCTCCTCTTTCGAAGGACTTCAAAGAACTCCATAGAACCACCTCACGTTTTCGGCTTCAGGAGCATCAGGTAGTGGTAGGGGAGCTCCCGGTATTTCACGGGCTCGAAGTTTTCGGCAAGTCTGAGGATGTCCTCCGGGGAGAGCCTTTCCTCCACTGGAGGGCCAAATGGCATCGGCTCCTTCTTCCACTCGGCCACGAGGATGAACGCCCTTCCAGCCCAGCGGAGGTATTCCTCGGGTCTCTCCATCTCGTGGAGAACGCTGGAGAAAACTGCCAGGTCGAAGTCGCCTATATCCGGCGGCCTCTCGGTGACCATCACCTCGACGT from Thermococcus sp. encodes the following:
- the msrA gene encoding peptide-methionine (S)-S-oxide reductase MsrA, with protein sequence MSREENEPDVAVFAGGCFWCMEEAFERLPGVVDGIAGYTGGFVENPTYELVSTGETGHREAVKVIYDPSEVSYERLLEVFWRNIDPTDPYGQFADRGEQYRTAIFYLNEGQRELAEESKRRLELAGIFDEPIATEILPAKEFYPAEKYHQSYYLAFSEHYKRYKLYSGRLGFIKSVWEKNAHFHLFPERERYWLGWAKPSASELKNSLTPLQYAVTQLGMTEPAFQNEYWNHYEEGIYVDVVSGEPLFSSLDKFDSGTGWPSFTKPLEEWAVVEAKGCESFLCGREVRSRFADSHLGHVFEEPTPTGRRYCINSASLRFIKREELERYGYVAYEELFK
- a CDS encoding DUF302 domain-containing protein, coding for MYRYRRKLSLGLKEAEEKFKAKLEEKGYKVVLEFTPSDVVRTKVGVDMEPYRILWVCNPKIFYEMTKKDYEIGSFAPCPVLFYRKDGETYVAINTADDILEIIKEPLEVVRGVIEEL
- a CDS encoding cytochrome c biogenesis protein CcdA codes for the protein MKGVRRALLMLVVLSLLIPLVSAGTAKYGNLSFHDVTTEKELRELVSSNGGRYFFVFYHSESCPACQYMKTSVFPTTTAEKALNGFVLVSVDVYKSRPITTLRYKVYSPVIVIQPDNAGYYRPKTPGEEISGGVPGTPTMVVFKAVNGTMVLKGVAVGALNPDGLAYFLEKATEGEEPQATTQPSGQKPQTEDLSGNPSGKSNLGLSVLLPIFSAGIVSVFSPCVLPVIVGTLSLTFARRKVEAIIAGMVASFALLGALVGNLGSYASQIRGALYLIGGIGFTVIGASFVSERVSVRLERLLSFSPSDRVAGKKGIAYDFALGSALGATWLGCIAPYVGFAVITAALSGDTLSGVIVMGTYGLGMGLTVYLLTASKDLGEWVNRKLLSGRLSLSGRSRARWEQALGVILILLGLLMLTELTPLKLWSSLFESLSTI
- a CDS encoding bifunctional 2-polyprenyl-6-hydroxyphenol methylase/3-demethylubiquinol 3-O-methyltransferase UbiG: MHRFSPEHAHVLDSEWRRKVFPAEGVIEFAVSEVPEKEVAVDVGAGTGYLTVPLARAFKKVYAIEASPKMAEILKRRIEDEKLNNVEVMVTERPPDIGDFDLAVFSSVLHEMERPEEYLRWAGRAFILVAEWKKEPMPFGPPVEERLSPEDILRLAENFEPVKYRELPYHYLMLLKPKT